Part of the Spea bombifrons isolate aSpeBom1 chromosome 3, aSpeBom1.2.pri, whole genome shotgun sequence genome, gtcagaccacacatggaatactgtgtacagtactgggcaccagtgtacaagaaagatatagtggaactggagagggttcaaagacgggcaaccagagtaataaggggaatggaaggactgcagtacccagaaagattatcagaattagggttatttagtttggagaaaagacggcttaggggggacttaataactatgtataaatatataagggggcagtacagagatcactcccaggacctatttatacccaggactgtatctataacaaggggacatcctctacggctggaggaaagaaggtttctacaccagcacagacgggggttctttacagtaagagcggtgagactatggaactctctgccagaggaagtggtaatggtaaactcaataaaagagtttaaaagaagcctggacgtgtttcttgaaagcaataatatcacaagttatggatagtagattaatagggacagaacgttgatccagggatttattctgattgccatatttggagtcgggaaggaattttccccctggtatggggcaattggcatctgcttcataagggttttttgccttcctctggatcaacacggtagggacacaatatgtatataggttgaacttgatggactttggtcttttttcaaccttatgaactaatGTTATACCATTACTCTCACTAACAAATGATAAAAAGctgagataaaaaaatacagtgctATATTTTGTAGTGTAATGAAATCTAGCACAGACAAATAAGTATTGTAAACTTACATTGAGGGTCCCCGACCTCACTTTTCTGGCTGAGAGACTGATTGCTAAAGCCAAAGATGAGCAGAATATGGCTATGCTCGAAATCAGATCAATTATTTGTAAGACCAGATGGAAGACCTCATAGGACTTAGGATCTTGACAAATGTTCCCAAACTTGGTGTAAGGAAATGGAAACTGAATTGCATAGCCAATGTAGTTTGTCGATGATATCCCAGCGAAAGAATAGTAACAATAGGGACCAATAAGGATGGATGCAATGGCCACCATTAACTGAATTGGTGTCCCAATGATACTTAGTAGACTCAAGGTAAATGTAGCTTCCCACTGcgaagtaaaaagaaaaatacagctgTTTTACCTATGTAGTTcagaaacatttttacattattagttTTATATCTTTCCATCACACAGACTTTTATTGAAGCTATGTTGTTACTTTTGTAGCCACTAGGTGGAGACCATGGGTAACGGAATTCTACAGTTTGAAGTCATAAGATTATATTTTCAAATTCttgtttatttatgtaaataaatgtatacattctatatttagttacaaacataatatatatgttatgctaTGATATTCTGCAAAGTAGGTGGAAGATCATAGAACAAATGACACTCTAGTACTAATGAAAATTCAGATAGaatggtaaagaaaaaaataaacttgacATTAGACATTAATTATAAGCCTTAGCATTGTCCTAGTTTATGTTATTCTATTAAGATGCTCACTTGCTCAAGTAAGATATTGCACAAACTTACCAATGATCTTTGTGTCCAGTCTCGATAAGCCAAAAGGGTAAGAATTCCAACTGAAAAGGTCTATAAAATATGTGTGCATTAGAATTGTTTAATAGATTGTATTTCAGATATAATTATAATACCTGCTGTAATATAAATACCAATACATTTCCTAGCAATATCCTGTCTGGGTTGTTGTAACTCCCTAGAGACCCCTCTTTTGCTACTCAAATGTTAACCTATCAATGATGCAAAGGATAGCATTGTCtgaaatgtcttggtatgctgatgGGAATATACCAAGACAATatggacaatgttatgcttccaactAAATGAACTGAatcagagattgtgagccaggccttctcctctaacatcagtgcctgacctcacaaacgctctactggatgaacgggcaagccttcccaaaagagtgaaaactgttacagctgcaaagggggtccaacttcatattaatgtctatatttattttataaaactctctgttggtgtaacggtcaggtgtctcactacttttgtccatatagtgtacttaAACACACCCTTTGCTATGCCCATGATTTGCCTCTCTACATAACTGTTTTTACTTCTTCCCTGTGCAGTACCTGTTCTCTTCAACTCTGCCACACTTAAAACACCCACTAAACCCTCACTGATACAGAGAAACATACAACCTATCTttttaataacaacaacaacctATGTTCAAAAATAAGCTATTTCTCCTACCTTTAAAATCCCTGTTGTTTCTTTCCATACCCAACTGCTGCCCTCTTCCCTAGTATACTTACCCATTTGCCCTCTCATAACCCTGTGTGTCTGGCTGTGGCCTCTAACCATTAAGAGAATACAATGATGGTAGGAGGTTTCCTACCCCTCTATCTCCTACCAGGCATACCCCTTTGCCCCCCTCTCCCCCAGTATTCCTACTACTCTGTCTCTTGCTCCCTCTAGGGATCTCCTTCCCCACCTAGACacccctaccccccctgccTCCCCTCCCCAGTGTCCATACTCCTCTACATCCTTAAGCCACTTTCCTGCTTCTTCCTCCCGTCAGTGTCCCTCCCCACCTCAGTTTCcatacccctctgcctccctccTTCTTATCTGTTCCCATACCCCTCTGTCTGCTTCCCACAGTTTCCAGACACCTCTGCCCCATTTCTCCTCGGTTACCATCCTTCCGATTTCAATATCCCTGTCCACCATCATTCTCTCCATGTACATATCCACCCGTGTTCCAACATCAAAAGCATTTCGCTGTGCTCCCTGCTACCAGCACATTTCTATACACTGCACGCACAACAAGCAAGAAAGGTATTCACAGAGGGGTAGGGCCGATGAAGGGCCAGGTCCTTTCCAGTCATACTGGCCATACCTCCTAACGTTGGCCATAGGAATGAAATATGGCTGGGATAAAAGGTAGCTGCTCCTCCATCCGgagataaaaacataaaacctgAGCCCTAGAGATGTTTTTCAGGCTGAGACTTCATGTGAAACTTGTTAAGGTTTTAGATCTGGTTATAGATCATTCATGTTGGAGCCCCTGAGTAGACAGACTGTTGCTTCCTGGTGTAAAAACTGCTTAGAAGGGGTCTTGAAGGTCTTGTCTCATGTGCTCTGCCAATAATCTATACATGGCTGTTCTAAACTAAATAGCAACAAATGAGCTGTAGCCTGTAGCCTTCAATAACCAGGTGACTATTCTCATCCTCTGTTTATGGTACAGGCATAACGAAGAAAGATATATCTTTTAATGGACCAACATTGATTGATTATAATATGGAATCATACAAGCTTTCAACGCatccattacacacacacacacacacacacacacacatataccgtatttgctcgattataagacgaccccccaaaatctgaatattaacttaggaaaaaaagaaaaagcctgaatataagacgaccctaaaggaaaaaagttttaccagtaaatgttaattcatgtaaactattttttttaataaaagctatgattgagaaaaatattttttttttgtttttatttcttgtattttccaacctgtcccccagttacacacatctgcccccaggcttgccacaccaatatggcactgtggcccatgatatgccttttaaccctctatatgccactgtgccccatggtatgccttttgaccccctatgtgccactctgcctccagaaatgccttatacccctatatcccattctggcatttagggggttaaaatgcatattatggggcagagtggcatatagggaggtataaggcattccaggaggcagagtggcattaagggagttaaaaggcattatatagagcactctgcctccagaaatgccttatacccctatatgccactctggcatttagggggttaaaaggcatattatggggcagagtggcatatagggaggtatgaggcatttcaggaggcagagtgcactattaaatgcccccttaacgccactctgcctcctgaaatgccttatacctccctatatgccactctgccccataatatgccttttaaccccctaagtgccagagtggcatataggggtgtaaggcattccagaaatgccctacacacacacacacacacacacacacacacacacacacacacacacacttaccggtgcttccaatttcttgctgtattgccggggcagcgggttgacgtctcattccgcggcagccggaaggaggtggagttggcagcgggggtttgtatgcgtccatcgcaaataccttccccggctgtcagagatcaggaactctggaactctggtctctgacagtcggggaaggtatttgcgacggacgcatacaaacccccgctgccaacttcacctccggaagcaccggtaagaatgcgtgtgtggggggggggcgacgacaggaggatccaggtcccctgcagcggtgcgggggatctggatcttagtctcctaatcagacctctatttgaggtctgattagaagacgaccccgattataagacgaggggtatttttcagagcatttgctctgaaaaaaacctcgtcttataatcgagcaaatacggtatatacggtatattcccTAATAATTATCATTGTTACCTTTAATTTATGAAGTGCATACAAATcacgcagtgctgtacaatttaaaaggGGCATATAACAAAAGTACCTAGACACATCATgtctaaattaaattgtgtaccTAAAACACATTTGTCTTCTAACTCTATCTATAGGTGCCCTGATTACTAATTACAACCTGAATGTAAAGTGAAATATGTGCTATCGTTTGGCATTGTAAAGTATAAGACAATGCATACAACATTATGGTTATCAATCCAGTTAAAatgctatttaaccccttaatgacaaagcccgtacatgtatgggctcaaaatgcatcgttttcaatgggtttagggacagcccattgcccttaaggggttaataaggtgTATGTAAGACTTTTTAGTTGTTTACAAAACAAaggtgaaaaataaattaaaatcagtTGTATTGATTTGCTtgaatattttctatattaGCTGAAAATAATGTTACAATAAACGTAGAAGATATCAGTTAAAATCCATACATACAATCTG contains:
- the TMEM212 gene encoding transmembrane protein 212 isoform X1; translation: MSLYRCTGGILIAFGIISMVSGIVAFFPAFNYKPLFIGWNVRIACPIWNGVLTFSVGILTLLAYRDWTQRSLWEATFTLSLLSIIGTPIQLMVAIASILIGPYCYYSFAGISSTNYIGYAIQFPFPYTKFGNICQDPKSYEVFHLVLQIIDLISSIAIFCSSLALAISLSARKVRSGTLNGPKHVW
- the TMEM212 gene encoding transmembrane protein 212 isoform X2, translated to MSLYRCTGGILIAFGIISMVSGIVAFFPAFNYKPLFIGWNVRIACPIWNGVLTFSVGILTLLAYRDWTQRSLWEATFTLSLLSIIGTPIQLMVAIASILIGPYCYYSFAGISSTNYIGYAIQFPFPYTKFGNICQDPKSYEVFHLVLQIIDLISSIAIFCSSLALAISLSARKVRSGTLNVR